CGTGTGCATGACTGAAATAGATTGCGATGCCTATCTCTGACTTAGCCCAACCATCACAGTGTCTATGCCAACGCtgtctacttttttttgttttaataacatTCCCCAACTGCAAACATAACGAACAGGAGTAATTATCGACTTAATCTGTTATTCCCTTAAGCCTTAGGACAACTAGCAGATAAGAGAAATTGCTCACTATCTCCCATCTCCCTCATATTCCTTCCATCTCAGCTGGTGTTAAGATCTGAGATGAGCGTAGTCCTCCCTCCCCCATCTTTTctcccactctctctctctctttcacttCCTTTCCCCTTGCCTCGTTGCAAGACacagattaaaataaatatgagaagATGAAAGGTGTAATCAGATGTAAAGATTGCACACGATGGTCCAGAGGGAAAATgtgtggagagagagagagagatgtgcATTCTCTCACATGACCCCTGCTCACATGCAGTATGTATGGCatctcatccatcttcattattCTATTTACCtttgggctctttttttttaataacgcatTTATGAGTTGATTAATATCAGATATGTGAACATCTGAGACACATTTGACACAAAAGCCACGCTGCAAAGTGTCCATTGTCCTTTCACTCTTTCAGAGCATGATCTCATCTATAGTCAATTGCACCTACTATGCCAACGTCTCAACGGCCAAATGTCAGGAGTTTGGACGATGGTACAAACACTTCAAGACGACCAAATGCAACAGTAAGTCACTGTATTGTAATTGTACCAAATCCATGTGAAAATCATCAATCAGATGTCTCGCCTAGCCCAGGAGTCAGCAACCTTGACTGGCAAAAGAACCGTCTTAGgtcaaataaacaacaaaaaaatctgtcttgagctgcaaaatatttgaaGATTGTAATGAAGGAAATAGTGTTAGTCAGTTgtgggcccaagagctaattagagctgcaccataacagaaaaatatgcatcaTCCAATACATatagattttcattttattctacCTTGTCTTCCGtttttggatgattttttttttttgatttgtttgtaatttttcctactttgtttttcaaacaattttagacttttttttttttttgactttgtgTCAAATTTAtaaatgtagttatttatttattgcatattttatggctattttttggacatttttcctgccccctttttttttttcccccaatcaatttttggatgttttaggaattttgtggacattttatggtcattttcaagatttaaaaaaaaaaaaaaatagtttattttatttatttatttaaaaaaaaaaaatttggctcaattttgtggacattttatgataattttggggatttctgcttttgtttttgaacattttagttatttttttaaaatgttttctattctgccttttttattcacgtctgacatttttggcaattacatggacattttatggtatttttcTGCTTTCCCTCTTCCTTTATGGACAATTTaggtaattttaaaaatgttttcatctctctttttccgacaacttaaaaatgtggactcttgacaatttttgaatatttatttatttatttttttcatttttaaaatccatttaaagaatattttacatgaaaaataccgATAAATaagctaaaaaataataaaaataatttctacAAATTTTTTAgcgatccacagggagccataGAAGATGGACTGAAGAGTCACGAGCCTCAGATTACAGACCCCTGGCCCAGTCTCACTGTATCTCTTTActtctcttttcttcaccagagATCGACAATTTCCCAGACCAGTCGTCACATATTTCCAACACTCAACAGCCCATCAACGGCGGTGCATCCGATCAGAGCTCCAGTCTTCTTTACCTGCATGGAGGGATGGCCAACATGGTGGCTGGAGCCTCTCCTCACAATATTTGCAACTCCGGGTTGCTAACCCAGACTCTCAGCCGATCCCAGCAGCAAGTCATGACTCAAATTCTCAACCAGCAATATGCTGTACGCCTCATGCTAGCAGGACAGGGGCTCTCACCGGGCTCGCAGCAGTATCTCAACCACACGTCGGCGGGGAGGGCTCCGGCCAAGGTCTTGCCCAAAGTACCCGATCCTCAAGGGCCCCAGCAGGCCCAATGTGGCCCGGATGGATCACCCGCGTCAGCTGGGTCATGTCTGGGGTTGGTTGACGTGCCGAGTGACATCTACCACTGTGTGCGTGAGGAAATGAAGAGAGCGGGGATTTCGCAAGCCATTTTTGCTCGAGTGGCTTTCAACAGGACGCAGgtatgatttgatttgatttattgaacatataaacaagctaacagcagaaaaaacagaaattaaaagaaAGGCGGAAAAGAAAGTTCAGATGTACTGAGCTGTcatcaatgtcttacaaatgcaattatgccatctagtggcagaaaattgaccaacacaaatcaatgtcacactcgttttttttgtttttttgtttgttttttacagtaaagtacaattttatgaattatgaaattactgtatcaatgactaaaggaTGCAACTATATTTCTATtaggttaacattttttttctacttttatgttaagagtataaaaactattttattgtacattaatTGCACAACTAGATTAAATTTGTGTTTTACCTGTGAAGACATATTAACCCAAGTCAAGTTTataattactagggatgtaacgatatccagatatcacgatatgaagctcacgatacgataattatcacgatattgtggggaggttggcaatatttaaaaaaggtcacaatattgtaaaaaaatgagctcatactaaaaaaaatgcacaatattgtgcttttatacataactgcaatacatataaacaacctctaatctctaataacacttaatattgaggcacttactcacctaatgcaagcacacattgagctcctccacatattgactcgttcacaagcatattacaatctccttcacctgacaattactgattttaaacatcgaagggccaaaacatccccaatgaaaattaaactgcactaaaaaaaactagccaccagttggtgctagaactgcacaaatggaaatccacctgactttttgaacaggtgtagcttttaaatattgtgaacatgacgacgacgatattgtggcagttttaatatcatgatatcacgatattgccattatcgttacagccCTAATGATTACGCAAGATTCTCAAATGGATGATCCAACCAGCTGAAGCATTGTAAGAGCTGTAAATAGAGACCCTAAAACAACTATTAGTGACATCAGCAACAACCTCTACAGGTCAGGAGTGAAGGTTTGACAATCTACTGCTTTTAAAAGATCTCACTCACAATAGTGCAGTATTAGTTTCCAAAAGTATCGAGACAGGCCTAAGAAATtctatgtcaaaatcttacggTCTGATGAGAGAGAAATTAACCTTTAGAAAACAAAAGTAAGGCTAAAACTGAGAAACTACCACGGCTGTGGTCGGTTGCCATTTTGGCGGTGGCCTTTGCCGCAATGCCCCCTCCCCCATTTGCATGTGCAGGCCTGGTTGTGCCAGCTCTCTGCAGCAAAAAACTGGTGCCAACACTGAAGCAGCTGCTGGCTACCTAATCACAAGCCCTTGGAGAAATCCGTCCTTTTCACTCGCCCTGCATTTTTTGCCATCCTTCACTCAGGCAGTGTTTCTATTCATTTGACCCTTTATTGTCAATCTGTCTTttctaatctttttttgtttttgtttcactcTTCCTCATTTTCATATCCAAATCTCATATCGCCTCTAATATTAAAATGCCACATTAGCCGAGGCCACTTTACATTCAGCAGCACTCTCGGAGAAATGGGGCTCAAAGGAGGCTTGTtaatattattatcatcattatcattttcaTCACAATAAGCAGAGCAAGCTATTATCCGTGCCCGTGTTTCCCCCCATTGCCAGCTCCAGGGTTCCCGAGTGTCGTCCGTGCAAGTTGGCGTTATTCCAAGATGCCATCGAGAGGCGGAGGGATCGTTTGTCATCTTAAGGCGCCACTCTGTTCGGAAGGCAGCGGGTTTTTGCGGGCGATGATACAACGAGGAAGCCCGTTTCCTCCCAAGCTTTCAAACGCCTGGCATGAAATTGAATGTATTTTTCAGGAGCAAAATCCCTCCAATCTGCACATCATACGCATATAGACCCACAATAATGCGACTGGCTCACAACCATGTGCGGCTTTGAAATTATAAACTGCAGAGGCGTGTCTGGTCAAATTAGATACAGAGATGAATATGGAGAGCTTTGGAGTAATTGTGTCATTTTTACATAGAAATAATACATCTATATTGTATGTTGTGATGTTCAAGCAGCCAACTGTTGATAAACATCGTCATGTGACTTTCCATGTTTGAAGATTGATTTTATAAGAGAAAGTATGAAATTAAATTGTTAGAATATTCAAATTGTCTAAAACTGAACAATAACATGTTCTACGCAGCCTCATTCATCGAAACaggatattctgattaatattctgattctggaatatgaattaagcagcaaaaaaataCAGCCGTTTTTTACCCATctcggggggcggccattttctcatttgctgtccactgaaaatgacatcacagttactcactTATGGTAACGAccatcacggctcagcttgcgaatgtcacatgaccaaactcagaaaacatggGAGCCATGAtaggtcattacctgagcaactatgatgtcatttacagctcgtggcaaaatggccgccccctgacgtAGATAAAAACGggcggattttgctgcttaatacatagaatataattattttttttttataactatgaCAGATACTTTTAAAGACAAGATagcatttttcttaaaattgcatgaaattaatggaaattataaaaatagaatacacaataaaatacatttaaataaataattaattaataaatgaaactaACAATTCAGTGGCCATAAGAAGTCCCAAACAAAATATCTGGTTGCACATTTttatgggcgagtaccaatttgttgaaataaggcctggtatcggtactcgcacatcactatttatattccacaaatattcaTCAGAgttccgtgtttagactagtggaggcttcctttaaatatttaaaaaaatatatatatattttttttttgggtacatTTAATTTTTGGACAGACAATAAGCACTCTTCAACCTCTTTGGGTTAAACAAATGGCCtaattacaataaattaattaagcaatatattatttattagccTTCCTCCTGTGAATGGAAAGGTTAATACCTCTTcttaaataaattattacttGAAGTGTTGCTCATCCTATTCATCTCTTGGCAAGAGTTTTACATATTTAATTTCAATTCCTGGATTATAAAGTAGAAGCGAGAGACCAGACCAGTTAGCATCTAATATTTAACACGGGGCGAATGACTGTGCCACATTTGTTGACTAGGGTCTACTCTCAGAGATCCTACGAAAGGAGGAGGACCCGAAAAACGCCTCGCAGTCCCTCCTGGTCAACCTGCGGGCCATGCACGGCTTCCTGCAGCTGCCCGAGGCGGAACGAGAACGCTTCTACCAGGAGGAGAAAGAGCGAAGCCTGACTGGATTCACGCCGAGCTGCAACAACACCCCACCAAGATGCACTCAGGTCTCACAAACCCGCCGTGAAAGAACTCGGAGTAATGATGTTATCGCTTTGCACAAATATTGCTGTACTCTGggctgattatttttatttatgtgtgcTACTGCAATGCGCACATTACTATTCTGCAGGCttggttttattcttttttaatgttataCTGTATATCTTATGCAGCTTGTATTTCGGTCAAGATGCCTGCAATAGCTacgagtttttattattattattattattattattatttagctgCACCAAGGTCTCCCATGAATAGAatccaacaacaaaaactccAACTTTGATTTTGACGGCATCCTCTTAAGAAAAGaccttgacccagatgatcagCACATTAAAATGCTCACTTAGCCCGATGCATTTGAGGTTACTCACTTCCGTCTCCATTCCCATGGCAACCGCCAATTACACGTATAACGAGTGCTTTTTAAATCATTGAACAATGCGCATGAAAATTGCCCTTGAGTAAAACTTATTCAAGCTATTTTCTGTGAGCAAAAATTAACCTGAAGAGGGCGTTAAAGCTATTATGTAAAATCGGTGGCGAGTAGTGTGACATAGTTTGATCATCATACATTTACCAGCCATTATATTTGAGTACttacaaaatctgaaaaaaataataataatccatggaAGAGCTAATTCAAAGATAATAGATTATCACAATCCAGTATCTCCAACCAGAATTGAACCCACAGAAGTCAGGTGAGTGAACCGCCTGGGCTGGCTCGCCCATTAGATGAGATGGGCAGATGCTATGGACACCAAAAATCGGCTGAAATTATTACTAATAACTCTTACTTttcaacttaactcattcactcccagccattttcactgaagcaatccccttcactcccagctggattgtgactgattttgcaatgactacagaatattgtgttctgttgcttaaaaaaaaatagaacctaccaaaagaaagattagagtctcttctttcatcaagaaaaaaaaaaatatttgtatctgtttttagttttgcagcaattagcattagaatatagctaagtttcatcattattcatcaatctgtttaaaactgtggggaaaacagcctatttttagcatggccctagttgatctcttatactctaatgccacatgctggctgtttttttttgtaataactaccattgcgggcggcacggtagtcgagtggttagcacgtccgcttcccagttctgaggtctccggttcgagtccaggctcggaccttcctgggtggagtttgcatgttctccccgtgcccgcgtgggtcttctccgggtactccggtctcctccctcattccaaagacatgcatggcaggttaattgggcgctcctaattgtccctaggtgtgcgtgtgagtgtggatggttgttcgtctctgtgtgccctgcgattggttggcaaccagtccagggtgttccccgcctactgcccagagccagctgagataggcgccagcagcccccgcgacccttatgaggaataagcggtcaagaaaatggatggatggatggaactaccattgcttcaaccattctcttctgttcagaggctacatcaaagccttcagtatgcataaaaaaaaataataataatttaaaaaaaacaacccaaaaaaaaaaaacgtataaagacgtctttgggactctggtaatatttaaaatagaacgtatttatacgtaaaTTTATAcgtaaatttgaatgaatataaacattttaaagaatgaaatttttaatccaaatattttatattaaaggCAATACATCTTCTTTGTAAGTGTATGTAAATAGTTGCCATATAAAACTAGGCTCCTCCCCAAAAACGCTATCAGAGACCATTCTAATATGTCAGTGATGAAAGTGCAATTAGGGCACAGTAGTGCAACCTAGTGGAAAGTTtggtgaagtacattttcagcaATCTTCAAAAACTGTCATGAATTAatccaaataaaacaataagaTATTATTCTTGGCCCATGGTGAGAGCTGAAGTTATTCTTAAGAGTGACATGGCCAAAAGTGGATCCCATCCTCATCCTTAACACACTTTTTAATTACTTCCATTTTATAGATTGGCCCACTCCCAGTTTACAACACTTAATTCCCTTTCCGTGCAGCACATATTTAAatccactgacttttttaaaaaaaaaattattatttttttttatctgcctATAGGCCAGACTGTCGCCAGTAACGACAGACAGAAGCGTGCGGACGGACAGTTGCGTTCTCAACGTCAGCTCCTCCATCTACGAAGAGATCCAGCACGAAATGAGGCGAGCCAAGGTGTCTCAGGCCTTGTTCGCAAAGGTGGCTGCATCCAAGAGCCAGGTGTGCGGTTATTATACAAACATATTGCGCTTATTTATGTCCATTGTATACGATATAAGCAGATGCGTGCGCATTCAGTCATGCATGCCGCAAACAAATGCAGGGGAAtcgtatacacacacacaagcatggTATGAATGTTTATTGTTCTCATATTTTATGGCGGCCCCATAAGCTTGTTATTGCTTTTGTTTGGAGGATAATTTCCAGCCGTGGAATGAAGGGAAtgttctttccttccttttgctTTTCTCTCATTCTCTCCCTCAGCTTATTGTCTTCTATCATCAAGATGCATGGAGGTCATTCAGCAGTCATCGTGGTTAAAAAAGCACATAGTGCTATGGTTTTTATTCTAATAATACTTTCTATTTACCCCTCTCTAATGTAACTTACTCGATCAAAACTGCAATTAAGCACAATAATGTAATGTCAAAAATCCTGCTTTTACTGATAatgtaataaattaatacattattgGGGATTTATTACCAGAGCTGTcaaaagattacattttttaatcagattcatcacatcttagaattttgattaatcacgattaatcgccaaattaaaaaggctttttcaatcaacattttttccccccgctaAATTTGATGTGCACCtgaggatgtcttcaacatGTTTTGATCCAGTGCACGTTCTcatcatcctctttttctaatcagttaattacttgcaaaaatggggaaaaaatgaccccaatattttgacatgaacaaatattctgaatgtcatacacaaacatttatgttttactttaatgcatgtagttatgtttattgctcaaaaatgttttgagaaTCTAAGACTATTGTATACATTCgcagaaaaaaagtgttcaaattTTGCCGTTAAATGTTTCAGAGTTGAGTGTATTTTTAACACTGTCTGATTTAAATGGTGGTTAGTGTTGGAACTATTTGACAGTTGattttatttagtgttaaacCAACTCTGCAGAGAGTTAATGAAAATAAGCTCCGCCCACTCGTTTAGAACTGCTCTGCCGCAAAGGCTTCTGGGAGTATTAAGTGTTAGAGTTAAATGtacctgttctttttttttttttttgtccatgtttTGTTGTTAAGCAAAAATGTGTTGTGTTGTTATAGTAATGGGCACAGTGAATTAAATGATTAGATTATTaggttttattacatttttgatcaagtgcagattttattacattttcaagaaattattacattatagaGTGCTACACTCCCTCTTTCTCTCTGTGTATTAAGCAGCTGTTTGGCAGGCAATTCCATGCGAGATCTTTTCTGTTATATCTTGCCTGCGCATCTGGACAGCATTGTGCGCTGGTGTTGGACAACGGCCATATTGTTTGTGTGTTGCcactgtgctattgtattggtGAATTTTCCACTCGTCGATTACACGCATGCCCGTCCCGCAGGGCTGGCTGTGTGAGCTACTTCGTTGGAAGGAAGATCCCAGTCCAGAGAACCGAACCCTGTGGGATAACTTGAGCATGATCCGCCGCTTCCTGAGCCTGCCCCAGGCTGAACGAGATGCGATTTACGAGCAGGACAGCATCAACACACCTGCGCAGAACTGCACTGAGAGACGTACACTACTCAGCAATGAAAACGTACTGGTAAGGTGGTAAAAACATGCGGGCGCTATTTTACAATTAGATTTAATCACAGCATGATACTGGGCAATTTATTTAACACGAAAATGGAAATAACCCATACTCTAACAACAGTTATGCCAATTATGGAttaaaaatggaccgatccactttatgggtcaatttgacccaactttctgcgtttatttatacaaaatgagccaattttttttttaccaaaattcagggatctgaccaatatttatgagttgttttacacTAAAAGACACATTTCATGACTCGATGTTAGGTCAAAGTAGAGGATCGGTGCCGTTTTGACCTatagttgggttatttttgacccaactgtttttagagggCAACATTTGGCTGGctgaataaaacacaaaaaaagaaaaagaaacacacaaaaaagtattggggttatttattttaccccccaaaaatctttatttaaaaatagatacccaagtttttttttttttaattcaacacaaaaataacccaacttcTTGGGTTATGTATTTATCCCCAAATCggaaataacccaattttttggtttatttaattaaaaaaaacaaaaaaacaaaaaaaaactttttgtgttATTGAACGTAAAAATTTTTGAGCTATTTATTTATCGTCCCAAAAAAGTTAAGTAACCCAAATtttggggttatttatttatttaaaaaaaaaaaaaagaaaaaaaaaaaggggtaaaTAAACCAACTTTTTGTGTtattgaaaataaacatttttgggttatttatttatcacccccccccccccccccccccaaaaaaaaagaataaataaaaaataaataaataaaaataaataaataaaaaatttattaaCCCAACTTTCggggttatttatttacaaaataaataaataaataaattgcccaACTTTTGGTTattgaataaaaaagaaagaaaaaagaaaaagggttatttgttccccccccaaaaagttaAATAACCCAACCTTTTGGGTTATTGAacacaaaaacaagccaaaaaatgTGGGTTATTTTACCCAAATAATTAAATAACCCAacgttttaagttatttatttaataacccAACAACTTGTTAACATTAACTTGTTAATGGGTTAACAACCCATTTTTCTGTGTTGGAAAAaaatgggtggggggggggggggggcatgtcaTCTATGTTAGTTGTGCAAAacaaccccatttttttttttttttttgtgggttaaatgaataacccaaaaaatccatgtttgacccaacagttttttttactgaaacaaTCCACCTACGGCTATGAATTGTTAAATCATGCAAGGTTAAACCTAAACGCACATCCGTCATTGTTTTCAGAATCTCCCAATAATTTATTCCACTGATCGTTTTGTTTCCCCCCAGTACCAACGCAATGCTTTGCTGTCTCAGCAACACCATTTACAACCTCACCAACCTCTGCATCCAGAAGCAGGACCTCATTTGTCTCCACGGCAACCATGCACTGCATCACCCGCTGAGCTGGAGACCGGGAGCAACTGGGGGCTTTTGAGAGTCAGTGTGCAAAGCCTGAGCAATAGTAATACTGAGGACTTCGTTGAGGGAGGAGGAGATAATGGCATTTTTGGCATGGACTGGAATTATCCTATGAAAGTGAATAATGCTGAAGGTCATGATCAGGTAACTGAAGGTGGAGAAAGCAAAAAGGAAGCAACAATCAAAGAAACGCTTCAAGTGGAGTGGCCCAATCTGAAGGATGAAAACGGCGACGACTTTGGAATTTGCGCCGAAGCAGAAAACGAAGGTGAGGTCCAGGATGTGGGATTACGAGTGTCCCATGAAGCTTTGGGCATTTTGCAGAGCTTCATCCAAGATGTGGGCCTCAACCCGGACGAGGAGGCGGTCCACACCCTGTCGGCTCAGCTGGACCTGCCCAAGCACATCATCCGCAGCTTCATCAACAGCCAAGACCTCATATCCGGTCGAGAGCACGAGCAGCATCAGTGCTGCAGTCAGATCCTGAAACACAGACAGTCAACGACGGTCAAAAGAACTCAACAAcatgaggaagaagaggaagtaaAGACTGAAACAGACGACATGAAAGAGGAGAAAACAAATGACACAATGAACATGATTACTTTGAAAGGATTGGATATTAGCACTCAAACCATTCCCATAATGAAGAAAGAAGATGAGACCTACTGTATGTCAAACTCAAACAATAATATTAAGCCATAAGATGCTTCTCTTCACTAAATGTATAACTGTTGTTAAAGATCAATTTCAGTTGTTTACAACACAGGAACTTTCACTTTTTCCTCTTGTGGCGTGTCACGCGTtcacaaatgttcacattttgaaAACTTTGACTTTGTACAGTTATTCTGAGCCACAGTGTAGCTACTTCTTCCATGAATGGAGCCTACTAGGAGAGGCTCAAATAGCATATCACTGAAAGAACTATTGTAGCTGTCATTTagcattacaaaaatgttcataaCATAAATGTTCGATTGTGTGTCCGTCTGTTATCATGTAAACCATATTTCTACTACATTTGCTAAAATTATCATACGTAAAATGTGCTATGCTGTACCccaccttttgttttttattttgtttttatgtttgtgcCTGTTTCAAGTTAAAGTAATTCATCACTTGGGTTTTTGTAAAACATATAAGACTATACTAATGTGTAACAGCGAATTTGGAGCTTATTTTTTAGCAATAACTCTTCCACAGTCCTCAAACAATTCAAATGAATCATTAATAATATACCAACTGATGTGAGCAAGAATTATGTTTTTATCTGAGATAAACTGTATCCATGAGTACACAAAATCGATATTCGGTAAATATTTTGTTGCAttaggttttattttgtttcattgtatTCAGAGGCTACCTCACGCAGAGCTGCTACTAGCTAGCactgtagaaaatgtatatagCTATATTGGCTAGCTAGTAGCTAGTGCGCTAGCTCGTGAGCTACCTGGCTAGTTAGCACGTTAGcctcctttcgctcttcttgTAACATATTGTTCAGAATTTGTGAAAACCTCTCTACTCctaaaaattatgtttttgctGTAATATTGAACCGTGAAAGGGTTCAACTCCAACATTGAAGCCTCATTTGATGAGGGTAGAATTATAGAGCCGGTGTTTCCATGGTGACGCTTTCATCGGGGCCAGCAAGGGGACATGAAAGCCTCCACCATCAATAATATtagaaataataatgataatggtaCTCGTGAAATGCAGTGTCAGCAAAGATGATGATGGCAATCATCGATACACGCTCACATGCGCTCTTCCTTTTCAATAATATTCCACTTTTACCGCCACATTATCTTTATTGagtgtttgttaaaggcaccttgtGAAGAAAATGTTCATCAAAGCTCATTTTGCCTCACTGC
This portion of the Festucalex cinctus isolate MCC-2025b chromosome 19, RoL_Fcin_1.0, whole genome shotgun sequence genome encodes:
- the satb1a gene encoding DNA-binding protein SATB1a isoform X1; the protein is MSESRHPIPDVAKQPQIISKSPPCFTMDPLCNGAKKPEGAEPNADPRPPPAKMACLEQHGVGCTVQERSKQASPGTKNPFLVQKTTAGRLQHKNCHQQRGSSLPVFCVVEHLESPVEGERKEDHAEFVLIKRDLLFNQLIEMALLTLGYSHSSAAQAKGLIQVGRWNPLPLSSVTDAPDATVAEMLQDVHHVITLKIQLQSCPKLEDLPAEQWTHSTVRNSLKELLKDMNQSSLAKECPLSQSMISSIVNCTYYANVSTAKCQEFGRWYKHFKTTKCNKIDNFPDQSSHISNTQQPINGGASDQSSSLLYLHGGMANMVAGASPHNICNSGLLTQTLSRSQQQVMTQILNQQYAVRLMLAGQGLSPGSQQYLNHTSAGRAPAKVLPKVPDPQGPQQAQCGPDGSPASAGSCLGLVDVPSDIYHCVREEMKRAGISQAIFARVAFNRTQGLLSEILRKEEDPKNASQSLLVNLRAMHGFLQLPEAERERFYQEEKERSLTGFTPSCNNTPPRCTQARLSPVTTDRSVRTDSCVLNVSSSIYEEIQHEMRRAKVSQALFAKVAASKSQGWLCELLRWKEDPSPENRTLWDNLSMIRRFLSLPQAERDAIYEQDSINTPAQNCTERRTLLSNENVLYQRNALLSQQHHLQPHQPLHPEAGPHLSPRQPCTASPAELETGSNWGLLRVSVQSLSNSNTEDFVEGGGDNGIFGMDWNYPMKVNNAEGHDQVTEGGESKKEATIKETLQVEWPNLKDENGDDFGICAEAENEGEVQDVGLRVSHEALGILQSFIQDVGLNPDEEAVHTLSAQLDLPKHIIRSFINSQDLISGREHEQHQCCSQILKHRQSTTVKRTQQHEEEEEVKTETDDMKEEKTNDTMNMITLKGLDISTQTIPIMKKEDETYCMSNSNNNIKP
- the satb1a gene encoding DNA-binding protein SATB1a isoform X2, giving the protein MDVGVTPQMDPLCNGAKKPEGAEPNADPRPPPAKMACLEQHGVGCTVQERSKQASPGTKNPFLVQKTTAGRLQHKNCHQQRGSSLPVFCVVEHLESPVEGERKEDHAEFVLIKRDLLFNQLIEMALLTLGYSHSSAAQAKGLIQVGRWNPLPLSSVTDAPDATVAEMLQDVHHVITLKIQLQSCPKLEDLPAEQWTHSTVRNSLKELLKDMNQSSLAKECPLSQSMISSIVNCTYYANVSTAKCQEFGRWYKHFKTTKCNKIDNFPDQSSHISNTQQPINGGASDQSSSLLYLHGGMANMVAGASPHNICNSGLLTQTLSRSQQQVMTQILNQQYAVRLMLAGQGLSPGSQQYLNHTSAGRAPAKVLPKVPDPQGPQQAQCGPDGSPASAGSCLGLVDVPSDIYHCVREEMKRAGISQAIFARVAFNRTQGLLSEILRKEEDPKNASQSLLVNLRAMHGFLQLPEAERERFYQEEKERSLTGFTPSCNNTPPRCTQARLSPVTTDRSVRTDSCVLNVSSSIYEEIQHEMRRAKVSQALFAKVAASKSQGWLCELLRWKEDPSPENRTLWDNLSMIRRFLSLPQAERDAIYEQDSINTPAQNCTERRTLLSNENVLYQRNALLSQQHHLQPHQPLHPEAGPHLSPRQPCTASPAELETGSNWGLLRVSVQSLSNSNTEDFVEGGGDNGIFGMDWNYPMKVNNAEGHDQVTEGGESKKEATIKETLQVEWPNLKDENGDDFGICAEAENEGEVQDVGLRVSHEALGILQSFIQDVGLNPDEEAVHTLSAQLDLPKHIIRSFINSQDLISGREHEQHQCCSQILKHRQSTTVKRTQQHEEEEEVKTETDDMKEEKTNDTMNMITLKGLDISTQTIPIMKKEDETYCMSNSNNNIKP
- the satb1a gene encoding DNA-binding protein SATB1a isoform X3; amino-acid sequence: MDPLCNGAKKPEGAEPNADPRPPPAKMACLEQHGVGCTVQERSKQASPGTKNPFLVQKTTAGRLQHKNCHQQRGSSLPVFCVVEHLESPVEGERKEDHAEFVLIKRDLLFNQLIEMALLTLGYSHSSAAQAKGLIQVGRWNPLPLSSVTDAPDATVAEMLQDVHHVITLKIQLQSCPKLEDLPAEQWTHSTVRNSLKELLKDMNQSSLAKECPLSQSMISSIVNCTYYANVSTAKCQEFGRWYKHFKTTKCNKIDNFPDQSSHISNTQQPINGGASDQSSSLLYLHGGMANMVAGASPHNICNSGLLTQTLSRSQQQVMTQILNQQYAVRLMLAGQGLSPGSQQYLNHTSAGRAPAKVLPKVPDPQGPQQAQCGPDGSPASAGSCLGLVDVPSDIYHCVREEMKRAGISQAIFARVAFNRTQGLLSEILRKEEDPKNASQSLLVNLRAMHGFLQLPEAERERFYQEEKERSLTGFTPSCNNTPPRCTQARLSPVTTDRSVRTDSCVLNVSSSIYEEIQHEMRRAKVSQALFAKVAASKSQGWLCELLRWKEDPSPENRTLWDNLSMIRRFLSLPQAERDAIYEQDSINTPAQNCTERRTLLSNENVLYQRNALLSQQHHLQPHQPLHPEAGPHLSPRQPCTASPAELETGSNWGLLRVSVQSLSNSNTEDFVEGGGDNGIFGMDWNYPMKVNNAEGHDQVTEGGESKKEATIKETLQVEWPNLKDENGDDFGICAEAENEGEVQDVGLRVSHEALGILQSFIQDVGLNPDEEAVHTLSAQLDLPKHIIRSFINSQDLISGREHEQHQCCSQILKHRQSTTVKRTQQHEEEEEVKTETDDMKEEKTNDTMNMITLKGLDISTQTIPIMKKEDETYCMSNSNNNIKP